A DNA window from Mesorhizobium sp. C432A contains the following coding sequences:
- a CDS encoding F0F1 ATP synthase subunit gamma: MPSLKDLRNRIASVKATQKITKAMQMVAAAKLRRAQEAAEAARPYSERMGAVLANITQAIGGGGDAPALMTGTGKDDVHLLVVCTAERGLCGGFNSQIARLARDHIRRLLADGKQVKIICVGKKGFDILRRDYASLIIDRVDLRDVKKLGFVNADAIARKIIHLFGEGGFDICTLFYSQFKSVISQIPTAQQIIPAGVASAPAEATAGGNAVYEYEPEPGEILTDLIPRNISVQVFRALLENAAGEMGAKMSAMDNATRNAGDMINKLSITYNRQRQAQITKELIEIISGAEAL; this comes from the coding sequence ATGCCTTCATTAAAAGACCTTCGTAACCGTATCGCCTCGGTCAAGGCGACGCAGAAGATCACCAAGGCGATGCAGATGGTCGCCGCGGCGAAGCTGCGTCGCGCGCAGGAAGCAGCGGAGGCGGCGCGTCCCTATTCCGAGCGGATGGGTGCGGTGCTGGCCAATATCACGCAGGCGATCGGCGGCGGCGGCGATGCCCCGGCGCTGATGACCGGCACCGGCAAGGACGATGTGCATCTGCTCGTCGTCTGCACGGCCGAGCGCGGCCTGTGCGGCGGCTTCAACTCGCAGATCGCACGTCTGGCCCGCGACCATATCCGCCGGCTTCTGGCCGACGGCAAGCAGGTCAAGATCATCTGCGTCGGCAAGAAGGGTTTCGACATTCTGCGCCGAGACTATGCCTCGCTGATTATCGACCGCGTCGACCTACGCGATGTCAAGAAGCTCGGCTTCGTCAATGCCGATGCGATCGCCCGTAAGATCATCCATCTGTTCGGCGAAGGCGGCTTCGATATCTGCACGCTGTTTTATTCGCAGTTCAAGTCGGTGATCAGCCAGATTCCGACCGCGCAGCAGATCATTCCTGCCGGCGTGGCTTCGGCTCCCGCCGAAGCGACCGCCGGTGGCAATGCCGTCTACGAATACGAGCCGGAGCCGGGCGAGATCCTCACCGACCTCATTCCGCGCAACATCTCGGTCCAGGTCTTCCGCGCGCTGCTCGAAAACGCAGCCGGCGAGATGGGCGCCAAAATGAGCGCCATGGACAATGCAACGCGCAATGCCGGCGACATGATCAACAAACTGTCGATCACCTATAACCGCCAGCGGCAGGCGCAGATCACCAAGGAACTGATCGAAATCATTTCGGGCGCCGAAGCGCTCTAG
- the atpD gene encoding F0F1 ATP synthase subunit beta → MAKAATPAKTAPKAAAKAPAAAAKAAPAKKAAAPAKAAAPAAKTTSVAVKRTGAIGKVRQVIGAVVDVQFGDHLPAILNAIETSNVGNRLVLEVAQHLGENTVRCIAMDSTEGLVRGQDVYDTGAPITVPVGPGMLGRIINVIGEPVDEEGPVDGIEMRAIHQPAPTYVEQSTEAQILITGIKVLDLLAPYARGGKIGLFGGAGVGKTVLIQELINNVAKAHGGFSVFAGVGERTREGNDLYHEFIESGVNKKGGGEGSKAALVYGQMNEPPGARARVGLTGLTVAEYFRDQGQDVLFFVDNIFRFTQAGSEVSALLGRIPSAVGYQPTLATDMGALQERITTTTKGSITSVQAIYVPADDLTDPAPATSFAHLDATTVLNRAISEKGIYPAVDPLDSTSRMLDPLVVGEEHYAVARQVQSILQRYKSLQDIIAILGMDELSEEDKQTVARARKIERFLSQPFFVAEVFTGAPGKLVDLADTIKGFKGLCNGDYDHLPEAAFYMVGGIDEAVEKAQRLAAEAA, encoded by the coding sequence ATGGCGAAAGCAGCGACCCCCGCGAAGACGGCCCCCAAAGCGGCCGCAAAGGCTCCGGCAGCAGCGGCGAAGGCCGCTCCGGCCAAGAAGGCGGCCGCGCCCGCCAAGGCCGCGGCCCCGGCAGCGAAGACGACGAGCGTTGCCGTCAAGAGGACCGGCGCCATCGGCAAGGTTCGCCAGGTCATCGGCGCCGTCGTCGACGTGCAGTTCGGCGATCATCTGCCGGCCATTTTGAACGCCATCGAAACCTCCAATGTCGGCAACCGCCTGGTGCTCGAAGTTGCCCAGCATCTGGGCGAAAACACCGTGCGCTGCATCGCCATGGATTCCACCGAAGGCCTGGTTCGCGGCCAGGACGTCTATGACACCGGCGCGCCGATCACCGTTCCGGTCGGCCCGGGCATGCTCGGCCGCATCATCAACGTCATCGGCGAGCCGGTCGACGAAGAAGGCCCGGTCGACGGCATCGAGATGCGCGCCATCCACCAGCCGGCGCCTACCTATGTCGAACAGTCGACGGAAGCGCAGATCCTGATCACCGGCATCAAGGTGCTCGACCTTCTGGCGCCCTACGCCCGCGGAGGCAAGATCGGCCTGTTCGGCGGCGCCGGCGTCGGCAAGACGGTTCTGATCCAGGAGCTGATCAACAACGTCGCCAAGGCGCATGGCGGCTTCTCAGTGTTCGCCGGCGTCGGCGAGCGCACCCGCGAGGGCAACGATCTTTATCACGAGTTCATCGAGTCCGGCGTCAACAAGAAGGGCGGCGGCGAAGGCTCCAAGGCGGCACTGGTCTATGGCCAGATGAACGAGCCGCCGGGCGCGCGTGCCCGCGTCGGCCTGACCGGCCTGACGGTCGCCGAATATTTCCGCGACCAGGGCCAGGACGTGCTGTTCTTCGTCGACAACATCTTCCGCTTCACGCAGGCCGGTTCTGAAGTGTCGGCGCTGCTCGGCCGTATTCCTTCGGCCGTGGGTTACCAGCCAACGCTGGCCACCGACATGGGTGCGCTGCAGGAACGCATCACCACAACGACCAAGGGTTCGATCACTTCGGTGCAGGCGATCTACGTGCCGGCCGACGATTTGACCGACCCGGCGCCTGCGACCTCGTTCGCCCACCTGGACGCGACGACCGTGCTCAACCGCGCGATCTCGGAAAAGGGCATCTACCCCGCCGTCGATCCGCTCGACTCGACCTCGCGCATGCTCGATCCGCTGGTCGTCGGCGAGGAGCACTATGCCGTCGCCCGCCAGGTGCAGTCGATCCTCCAGCGCTATAAGTCGCTGCAGGACATTATCGCCATCCTTGGCATGGATGAGCTGTCGGAAGAGGACAAGCAGACGGTGGCCCGCGCCCGCAAGATCGAGCGCTTCCTGTCGCAGCCGTTCTTCGTCGCCGAAGTGTTTACGGGTGCGCCGGGCAAGCTGGTCGACCTCGCCGACACAATCAAGGGCTTCAAGGGCCTCTGCAACGGCGACTACGATCACCTGCCGGAAGCCGCCTTCTACATGGTCGGCGGCATCGACGAAGCGGTCGAGAAGGCTCAGCGCCTGGCGGCTGAAGCAGCGTAA
- a CDS encoding F0F1 ATP synthase subunit epsilon: protein MAEAFKFELVSPERLLVSEQVESVVIPGAEGEMTVMAHHAPVMTTIKPGVVTLKTAGGKEERYVVFGGFADIVPAGCTLLAESAVAVGDIDRADLARRIQEAKEDAADAKDDQSRSKAEQFLSQLTTLEGALLPA, encoded by the coding sequence ATGGCTGAAGCTTTCAAGTTCGAACTGGTCTCGCCGGAGCGCCTCCTGGTTTCCGAGCAGGTCGAGTCCGTCGTCATTCCAGGCGCCGAAGGTGAAATGACAGTCATGGCGCACCATGCGCCAGTCATGACCACGATCAAGCCGGGCGTCGTCACGCTGAAGACCGCCGGCGGCAAGGAAGAGCGCTATGTGGTGTTCGGCGGCTTTGCCGACATCGTCCCTGCCGGCTGCACGCTGCTCGCCGAATCGGCGGTCGCCGTCGGCGATATCGACCGCGCCGATCTCGCCCGCCGCATCCAGGAAGCCAAGGAAGACGCCGCCGACGCCAAGGACGACCAGAGCCGCAGCAAGGCGGAGCAGTTCCTTAGCCAGCTTACCACGCTCGAAGGCGCGCTGCTGCCGGCGTAA
- the lepB gene encoding signal peptidase I gives MVLWVALVVPFASRYRPNRWYSHGLSVLLLAVLTSYGAALAIRTFLFQPFSTPAGSMTPTLELGDYFFVSKFAYGYSRYSVPLGLLPFEGRIFAAEPKRGDIVVFKFPADPSIDYVKRVVGLPGDKIQMVDGILRINGVAVKLEDVGPYSSEDSPQSARLQRETLPNGVSYSVISLTDNSITDNTRVFDVPEGHYFVLGDNRDNSSDSRLSVGFVPAENLVGKAVRLFWNSQGTEYSSRQRLDAPAGQ, from the coding sequence ATGGTCCTGTGGGTAGCGCTCGTCGTGCCTTTCGCGTCACGATACAGACCGAACCGGTGGTATTCACACGGCCTTTCGGTGCTGCTGTTGGCCGTGCTGACCTCCTACGGAGCCGCGTTAGCGATCCGCACATTCCTCTTCCAGCCGTTTTCGACCCCGGCAGGCAGCATGACACCAACGCTGGAACTCGGCGACTATTTCTTCGTCTCGAAGTTTGCCTATGGTTACAGCCGCTACAGTGTTCCTCTTGGGCTGCTGCCCTTCGAAGGCCGGATCTTTGCCGCCGAGCCGAAGCGCGGAGATATTGTGGTGTTCAAATTTCCAGCGGATCCGAGCATCGACTACGTCAAGCGGGTCGTTGGACTGCCGGGCGACAAAATCCAGATGGTCGACGGAATCCTTCGCATCAATGGTGTGGCGGTCAAACTCGAGGATGTTGGTCCGTACAGCTCCGAGGACTCTCCCCAAAGCGCCAGACTGCAGCGTGAAACCCTCCCCAACGGCGTTTCCTATTCCGTCATCAGTCTTACGGACAATTCAATAACCGACAACACGCGGGTGTTCGACGTGCCCGAAGGCCACTATTTCGTGCTTGGCGACAACAGGGATAATTCCTCCGATAGCCGGCTCAGTGTCGGCTTCGTTCCTGCCGAAAACCTGGTCGGTAAGGCAGTGCGACTGTTCTGGAATTCGCAAGGCACGGAGTATTCGTCGCGGCAGAGGCTGGACGCTCCGGCGGGACAATAG
- a CDS encoding mannitol dehydrogenase family protein → MTSRRLSNATVQSLPASVAVPAYDRASVAPGIVHLGVGAFHRAHQAAYVDDCLAAGETGWGIVGVSLRSPDTRDALTPQDGLYTLAVRGSDGEALHIIGSIQSMLVAPEDPGAVLAALTDPRTRIVTLTITEKAYLRAADGSLDENHPDIVHDLGNPGSPRTAHGFLAEALVRRRAAGTPPFTVLCCDNLPANGATLHRLLVGFAKLRDAGAAASGDAALAGHIADDVAFPSSMVDRIVPATTDADRARIAVELGLEDAWPVMTEPFRQWVIENRFPAGRPAWEKFGVTMVEDVRPFEDMKLRLLNGAHSGIAYIGLLSGHVTVDRAFADPAIRAFVDRLWAEAIPTLPGDAGLDTSAYTAELAERFSNTALAHRTAQIANDGSQKLPQRIVATAIECIQAGLVPEHLTLVIAAWIAACEARGKDLPEAHFTDPLDAALAALDERRMLERVAAVFDWAGFASGKPERQTLIELVAAHREHILQGGIVLALSALGIPEPTNVG, encoded by the coding sequence ATGACCAGCAGACGCCTTTCCAACGCAACAGTGCAATCCTTGCCGGCCTCGGTCGCCGTCCCCGCCTATGATCGCGCCAGTGTCGCCCCAGGCATCGTCCATCTCGGCGTTGGAGCCTTCCACCGTGCCCATCAGGCCGCCTATGTCGATGACTGCCTAGCGGCCGGCGAGACCGGCTGGGGCATTGTCGGCGTCTCGCTGCGCAGCCCCGACACGCGCGATGCGCTGACGCCACAGGACGGGCTCTACACGCTGGCGGTGCGCGGCAGCGATGGCGAAGCGCTGCACATTATCGGCTCGATCCAGTCGATGCTGGTCGCGCCGGAAGACCCCGGCGCGGTGCTGGCCGCGCTGACCGACCCGCGCACCCGCATCGTCACCCTGACCATCACCGAAAAGGCCTATCTCAGGGCCGCCGACGGCAGCCTCGACGAAAACCATCCCGATATCGTCCACGATCTGGGCAATCCCGGATCTCCCAGGACAGCGCATGGATTCCTGGCGGAAGCGCTGGTGCGACGCCGGGCCGCCGGCACGCCGCCCTTCACCGTGCTTTGCTGCGACAACCTGCCGGCCAATGGCGCCACGCTGCACCGGCTGCTGGTCGGGTTTGCAAAACTGCGCGATGCCGGCGCTGCTGCTTCAGGCGACGCTGCCCTCGCCGGTCATATAGCCGATGACGTTGCATTCCCATCGAGCATGGTCGACCGCATCGTGCCGGCAACCACCGATGCCGACCGGGCGCGCATCGCGGTCGAACTCGGCCTCGAGGACGCCTGGCCGGTGATGACCGAACCGTTCCGGCAATGGGTGATCGAAAACAGGTTTCCAGCCGGCCGCCCGGCCTGGGAGAAATTCGGCGTCACCATGGTCGAGGATGTCCGGCCGTTCGAGGACATGAAGCTTCGGCTGCTCAACGGCGCCCATTCGGGCATCGCCTATATCGGCCTGCTCAGCGGCCACGTCACCGTCGACCGCGCCTTCGCGGATCCCGCGATCCGCGCGTTCGTCGACCGGCTCTGGGCCGAGGCCATCCCGACATTGCCTGGGGATGCCGGGCTCGACACGTCAGCCTATACGGCCGAACTTGCCGAACGTTTCTCCAACACCGCGCTGGCCCACCGCACCGCGCAGATCGCCAATGACGGCAGCCAGAAATTGCCGCAGCGCATTGTCGCTACCGCCATCGAGTGCATCCAGGCCGGCCTGGTCCCGGAGCATCTGACGCTGGTGATCGCCGCCTGGATCGCCGCCTGCGAGGCGCGCGGCAAGGACCTGCCGGAAGCCCACTTTACCGATCCGCTCGACGCGGCGCTGGCGGCGCTCGACGAACGACGGATGCTGGAACGAGTAGCGGCGGTGTTCGACTGGGCCGGCTTCGCCAGCGGCAAGCCCGAGCGGCAGACGCTGATCGAACTGGTCGCCGCTCATCGCGAGCATATCCTGCAAGGCGGGATCGTGCTTGCGCTCTCAGCGCTCGGCATACCGGAGCCGACAAACGTAGGCTGA
- the uxaC gene encoding glucuronate isomerase, whose translation MAGLTDPDLLFAAEGRALSIARDLHAGIKDLPIISPHGHTDPRWYALNEPFPDPAQLLVVPDHYIFRMLFSQGVRLEDLGVPTLDGSPVETDPRAIWRRFAEHYYLFRGTPTRLWLDHVLEHLFGIEEPLNASAASRHYDTIAALLQRDDYRPRALFERFNIEVIATTEGALDDLQWHKTIRDSGWQGRVITAYRPDAVVDPDFEGFSANLDRLGEITGCDTGTWAGYLDAHRNRRAFFKSFGATSSDHGHPTAETANLSDAAAEELFNRIRRGSDDERERKLFRAQMLTEMAKMSRDDGLVMQIHPGSWRNHSPGILQRFGRDKGFDIPTRTDYAAALKPLLDCVGLERDLSIILFTLDETSYARELAPLAGVYPALKLGPAWWFHDSPEGMRRFREMTTETAGFYNTVGFNDDTRAFPSIPARHDVARRVDCAFLARLVAEHRLREDEAHELARELAYTLAKKAYRL comes from the coding sequence GTGGCGGGACTGACCGATCCGGATCTGCTTTTTGCCGCCGAAGGGCGCGCGCTGTCGATCGCGCGCGATCTCCATGCCGGCATCAAGGACCTGCCGATCATCAGCCCGCACGGCCACACCGATCCGCGTTGGTATGCGCTCAACGAGCCATTCCCCGATCCCGCGCAATTGCTGGTGGTGCCCGACCACTACATTTTCCGTATGCTGTTCAGCCAGGGCGTGCGGCTGGAAGATCTCGGCGTCCCGACCCTCGACGGCTCGCCGGTCGAGACCGATCCCAGGGCGATCTGGCGGCGCTTCGCCGAGCACTATTACCTCTTCCGCGGCACGCCGACGCGGTTGTGGCTCGACCATGTGCTCGAGCATCTGTTCGGCATCGAAGAGCCGCTCAACGCCAGCGCCGCTAGCCGCCATTACGACACCATCGCGGCGCTTTTGCAGCGCGACGATTATCGCCCACGCGCGCTGTTCGAGCGCTTCAACATCGAGGTCATCGCGACGACCGAGGGCGCACTCGACGATCTCCAATGGCACAAGACGATCCGCGACAGCGGCTGGCAGGGCCGCGTCATCACTGCCTACAGGCCGGATGCTGTCGTCGATCCCGACTTCGAAGGATTTTCGGCCAATCTCGATCGTCTGGGCGAGATCACCGGCTGCGACACCGGCACATGGGCCGGCTATCTCGACGCGCATCGCAATCGCCGCGCTTTCTTCAAAAGCTTCGGCGCAACCTCATCGGACCACGGCCATCCGACGGCCGAGACCGCCAATCTTTCCGATGCGGCGGCGGAAGAGCTGTTCAACCGCATCCGCCGCGGCTCGGACGACGAGCGCGAGCGCAAGCTGTTTCGCGCCCAGATGCTGACCGAGATGGCCAAGATGAGCCGCGACGACGGGCTGGTCATGCAGATCCATCCCGGCTCATGGCGCAACCATTCGCCCGGAATTCTTCAGAGATTCGGCCGCGACAAAGGCTTCGATATTCCGACCCGCACCGACTATGCCGCGGCGCTCAAACCCTTGCTCGACTGCGTCGGGCTGGAGCGCGACCTCTCCATCATTCTGTTCACGCTCGACGAGACCAGCTACGCGCGCGAACTGGCGCCGCTGGCCGGCGTCTATCCGGCGTTGAAGCTCGGGCCGGCCTGGTGGTTCCACGACAGTCCGGAAGGCATGCGCCGGTTCCGCGAGATGACCACCGAGACCGCCGGCTTCTACAACACCGTCGGCTTCAACGATGACACCCGTGCCTTTCCGTCGATTCCCGCCCGTCACGATGTGGCGCGCCGGGTTGACTGCGCCTTTCTCGCCCGTCTCGTCGCCGAGCACCGGCTGCGTGAGGACGAGGCGCATGAGCTGGCGCGGGAGCTTGCCTACACGCTTGCCAAGAAGGCGTACCGGCTGTGA
- a CDS encoding TRAP transporter substrate-binding protein — MLHFSKLMAATFAFGSLMIGVAGAQTVLRSADTHPDGYPTVEAVKYLGELIKERTAGRYSVEVYHSAQLGEEKDTIEQTQTGVIDLNRVSMGPFNGIVPETAVPSLPYMFRSVEHMRHVMDGPIGDEILKAFETHDLVGLAFYDSGARSFYNTKKDITSIADLKGMKFRVIQSDVFVDMVNALGANATPMAYGEVYSALETGVIDGAENNWPSFESAKHYEVAKHYTVDQHQIVPEVLVMSKSSWDRLTPEDQAIVKQAAKDSVVKMRELWDAQEKKSREIVEKAGVKVSEIDKQPLIDAMKPVYDKYLKTPELKDLATRIQATK; from the coding sequence ATGTTGCATTTTTCAAAACTGATGGCAGCCACATTCGCCTTCGGCTCGCTGATGATCGGCGTTGCCGGCGCCCAGACCGTACTGCGCTCGGCCGACACCCATCCGGACGGGTATCCGACCGTCGAGGCGGTCAAATATCTCGGCGAGCTCATCAAGGAGCGCACCGCCGGCCGCTATTCGGTCGAGGTCTATCATTCGGCGCAGCTCGGCGAGGAAAAAGACACGATCGAGCAGACGCAGACCGGTGTCATCGATCTGAACCGCGTCTCGATGGGTCCGTTCAACGGCATCGTGCCGGAAACCGCGGTGCCGTCGCTGCCCTACATGTTCCGTTCGGTCGAGCACATGCGCCATGTCATGGACGGGCCGATCGGCGACGAGATCCTCAAGGCCTTCGAGACGCATGATCTGGTCGGCCTTGCCTTCTACGATTCCGGCGCCCGTTCCTTCTACAACACCAAGAAGGACATCACCTCGATCGCCGATCTGAAAGGCATGAAGTTCCGCGTCATCCAGTCCGACGTGTTCGTCGACATGGTCAACGCGCTTGGCGCAAACGCCACGCCGATGGCCTATGGCGAGGTCTATTCGGCGCTCGAAACCGGCGTCATCGACGGCGCCGAGAACAACTGGCCCAGCTTCGAATCCGCCAAGCACTACGAAGTCGCCAAGCACTATACCGTCGACCAGCACCAGATCGTGCCGGAAGTGCTGGTGATGTCGAAATCGAGCTGGGACAGACTGACGCCGGAAGACCAGGCGATCGTCAAGCAGGCGGCCAAGGATAGCGTCGTCAAGATGCGCGAATTGTGGGACGCGCAGGAGAAGAAGTCGCGAGAGATCGTCGAGAAGGCCGGCGTCAAGGTCAGCGAGATCGACAAGCAGCCGCTGATCGATGCGATGAAGCCGGTCTACGACAAGTATCTGAAGACGCCGGAGCTCAAGGACCTCGCGACGCGCATCCAGGCGACCAAGTGA
- a CDS encoding TRAP transporter small permease: MVAMTALVAYQVFSRFVLNASPSWTEVTAIMLMNWFIFLGAAVGVRENYHMGFDVLLYILPKGSKWALRTLSDLIAFGFGFGMVWYGCKLVGLTWHTVIPALELPGGFDYLPLVAGGFLICLFSAERIALRWSGADIDKDINLEEVPEMPAVQEA, from the coding sequence ATGGTCGCCATGACCGCGCTTGTTGCCTACCAGGTGTTTTCCCGCTTCGTGCTCAACGCGTCACCGAGCTGGACCGAAGTCACCGCCATCATGCTGATGAACTGGTTCATCTTCCTGGGCGCTGCCGTCGGCGTGCGCGAGAATTACCATATGGGCTTCGACGTGCTGCTCTATATCCTGCCCAAGGGCAGCAAATGGGCGCTGCGCACCCTGTCCGACCTGATCGCGTTCGGCTTCGGCTTCGGCATGGTCTGGTACGGCTGCAAGCTGGTCGGGCTGACCTGGCACACTGTCATCCCGGCGCTCGAACTTCCCGGCGGTTTCGACTATCTGCCGCTGGTTGCCGGCGGCTTTCTGATCTGCCTGTTCTCGGCCGAACGCATCGCGCTGCGCTGGTCCGGCGCCGACATCGACAAGGATATCAATCTCGAAGAAGTGCCGGAAATGCCGGCCGTGCAGGAGGCCTAG
- a CDS encoding TRAP transporter large permease — MELWILFGVFTLLMFAGTPIAFCLGAASFATVLYLGLPPLVVFQQLKSGMSAFSLMAIPFFIFAGDLMVRGGIAQRIVSFAGSLVGHVRGGLGQVNIIAATLFGGISGSAVAEAAAVGGLMIPQMKARGYGADYAVNVTSMAALIALLLPPSQNMIIYSIAGGGKISIADLFTAGILPGLLFAASLMVTAYFVARSRGYPVEAFPGFSRVGQLAVIAIPGLLLIGIIFGGVRSGIFTATESSCIAIIYALLVTVFVYRSMAWGDFVHATKGAVRTTSMVLLIIGTAASFSWLMAYLKVPVLLIAGMNAISTDPLVVLLLLNVLMLLLGTFMDMGPMIIICTPIFLPLVTHYGVDPVHFGVITILNLGIGLNTPPVGTVQFVACAVGKITVWEAMRSIWPFYGAGILVLGLVTYIPAISLWLPSVFK; from the coding sequence ATGGAACTCTGGATCCTGTTTGGCGTCTTCACGCTTTTGATGTTTGCCGGCACGCCGATCGCCTTTTGCCTGGGTGCGGCGTCCTTCGCCACCGTGCTTTATCTCGGCCTGCCGCCCCTGGTGGTGTTCCAGCAATTGAAGTCGGGCATGTCGGCGTTCTCGCTGATGGCGATCCCGTTCTTCATCTTTGCCGGCGACCTGATGGTGCGCGGCGGCATCGCGCAGCGCATCGTTTCCTTTGCCGGCTCGCTGGTCGGTCATGTCCGCGGTGGGCTCGGTCAGGTCAACATCATCGCCGCGACGTTGTTCGGCGGCATTTCCGGCTCGGCTGTGGCGGAAGCCGCTGCCGTCGGCGGGCTGATGATCCCGCAGATGAAAGCGCGCGGCTACGGAGCCGACTATGCCGTCAACGTCACCTCGATGGCGGCGCTGATCGCGCTGCTTCTGCCGCCGTCGCAGAACATGATCATCTATTCGATCGCCGGCGGCGGCAAGATTTCGATCGCCGACCTGTTCACCGCCGGTATCCTGCCTGGTCTGCTGTTCGCCGCTTCGCTGATGGTCACCGCCTATTTCGTCGCCCGCAGCCGCGGCTACCCGGTCGAGGCTTTTCCCGGCTTCTCGCGTGTCGGCCAGCTGGCGGTCATCGCCATCCCCGGACTTCTGCTCATCGGGATCATCTTCGGCGGCGTTCGCTCGGGCATTTTCACGGCGACGGAAAGCTCCTGCATCGCCATCATCTACGCTTTGCTGGTCACCGTCTTCGTCTACCGGTCGATGGCCTGGGGCGATTTCGTCCATGCCACAAAGGGCGCGGTGCGCACGACCTCAATGGTGCTGCTGATCATCGGCACGGCGGCCTCGTTCAGCTGGCTGATGGCCTATCTCAAAGTGCCGGTGTTGCTGATCGCAGGCATGAACGCCATCTCCACCGATCCGCTGGTGGTGCTGCTTCTGCTCAACGTCTTGATGCTGCTGCTCGGCACCTTCATGGACATGGGGCCGATGATCATCATCTGCACGCCGATCTTCCTGCCGCTGGTCACCCATTACGGCGTCGACCCCGTGCATTTCGGCGTCATCACCATCCTCAATCTCGGCATTGGCCTCAACACGCCACCGGTCGGCACGGTGCAGTTCGTCGCCTGTGCCGTCGGCAAGATTACGGTCTGGGAAGCGATGCGCTCGATCTGGCCGTTCTATGGCGCGGGCATCCTGGTTCTGGGGCTGGTGACCTATATTCCGGCGATTTCGCTCTGGTTGCCGAGCGTGTTCAAATAG
- a CDS encoding FadR/GntR family transcriptional regulator, with protein MASDSAVDLRVERKPKLSETVVAAIRKQLQAGEILPGHKLPTEGQLTETFGVSRTVIREALAKLAADGLVEARQGAGVFVTEHISTMFGALAADMGSKDSIALNVLEVRLAVEIESAGLAAIRRNAAQEAAIQEAFFEFERLLLNSEPTGPADLAFHRAIASATNNPFYVEMLDVLGRRAIPCDVTSPWSTELVQSDSYQRGLQREHLVILNAITSGDAEAAREAMRTHLTASQQRYRERLHARQVFYADSVRATASE; from the coding sequence ATGGCATCGGATAGCGCTGTTGATCTCAGGGTCGAGAGAAAACCCAAACTGTCGGAGACCGTCGTTGCGGCGATCCGCAAGCAGTTGCAGGCGGGCGAGATCCTGCCCGGCCACAAATTGCCGACCGAGGGCCAGCTGACCGAGACCTTCGGCGTCAGCCGCACCGTCATCCGCGAAGCGCTGGCCAAGCTCGCCGCCGACGGGCTGGTCGAGGCGCGCCAGGGCGCAGGCGTGTTCGTCACCGAGCACATCTCAACGATGTTCGGCGCGCTCGCCGCCGACATGGGCAGCAAGGATTCCATCGCGCTCAATGTGCTCGAAGTGCGCCTGGCCGTCGAAATCGAATCGGCCGGGCTCGCCGCCATTCGCCGCAACGCCGCGCAGGAAGCAGCGATCCAGGAAGCGTTCTTCGAATTCGAACGGCTGCTTCTCAACAGCGAGCCGACCGGTCCGGCCGATCTCGCCTTCCACCGGGCAATCGCCAGCGCCACCAACAACCCGTTCTATGTCGAGATGCTCGATGTGCTCGGACGCCGCGCCATTCCCTGCGACGTGACCTCGCCCTGGTCGACGGAACTTGTGCAATCCGACAGCTATCAGCGCGGGCTGCAGCGCGAGCATCTGGTGATCCTGAATGCGATCACGTCAGGCGACGCCGAAGCCGCGCGCGAGGCGATGCGCACCCATCTCACCGCCAGCCAGCAGCGCTACCGCGAGCGCCTGCACGCCCGCCAGGTCTTTTATGCCGACTCGGTCAGGGCGACGGCATCCGAATAA